Within Osmia lignaria lignaria isolate PbOS001 unplaced genomic scaffold, iyOsmLign1 scaffold0180, whole genome shotgun sequence, the genomic segment GTTCAAGAGAAACCAGACACCCCCTTTTAACGATAAGAGGCTTCAAAAGGGACAACCATCGAACGAGCCGCAACAGTTGAAGATGAATCCAACAAGCGGAATGGTGCTCTTGGCCTTGCTCTTCGGGATTGCTCCGGCACACGCGCTCATCGGGTACGATTGCGGAGGAAGGACTCTCAACGTAACGACGCTCTCAGCCGTGGATCCCATCGATTGCGAACCTGTGGACGCAGAACCTGCAACGCAATCAACAAATATTCAACTTCTACAACTGGGTGACTACAATAGCGCCCCAGTTATTCAATGCAAAGTAGAAATCGACCGTTCGATTTACTATTGCGGGATGCACTCCCACACTTCAGTCGTTCAAAACGGACGTCAACAATACATCTTCCAAACATCACGAGAGGCCTGCCGAACGCTGCACGCCACCGGATCGATCGCAATTTCGTCATCCGTACAAATCTCGGGAGTTGGAAGAAACTCTTCAGTGACATTCAGCCTCACATTAGCCGGAACAATCACGATGGATGGATCGTGCACCGGAACATCGTACGCCGACCCATTTGGATCATGGGACAACGTCGTCGTACAAGGGCTCGTCAAGATCACTGTTCAAAGTTATCCTGCAACGGTAAAATTATCGACAGggcaaataattttaaagtcAGGGTACCAGTGCCGTCTCCAGGAAGAAGTGTGCCTCGACCCAGAAGCAGGACACACCTACTGGGACTCTATTCCAAAGGACTATTGCGAATTTAGTAAGTACAATGTGTTATACGAAGGAAAGGCGACGAAGATAATACCGCATGGATCCAACGGACCCCTTCTCTACACGGTCATGGCCGATGCCACGACATTCGCACTGGCTACAACCCACAACTCAACAGTTTGCGGATACACGCTAGTCAAGACGGAACATCCCAAGCTTCTGATCTTGGAAACAGATAAAAATGGAAAACTTCCTCGCACACAACCCACATCCGTGGAAAATCTAGACATTTTTACATATGTCAACTCAAAGTTCATCTACGTGGAAAAGCACATACGCACGCAGTTATCACAATTATACAAGGACGTCGTTATGCAGCGGTGTCACCTCGAAAGGCAGGTAATCCAGAACGCCCTTGCACTAATCCACGTAGCACCCGAGGAAATGGCCCTCGCAATTACGAAGCAACCAGGACACATGGCAATTTCGGCAGGAGAAGTCATACATATTATTAAGTGTATTCCAGTTAGCTGTAGACTCCGAAGAACGAAACACTGTCATAATGAGTTGCCCGTAACATATAAAAATTCTAGTTATTTTCTAACGCCAAAAACTAGGATTCTCACCTCTGCAGGAACGCGCAAAGACTGCAGCAGCTTGATACCAACAATGTACAAGATACATAATTCTTGGTATCGCATCACACCACGTGTGGTAGAAGCCATTCCACCTCAACGAATGCAATCCATCACACAACCTACCTGGAAGTATGTCGACCCAGCAAACTTGGCAACTGGAGGCATCTACTCTCCGGAAGATATTACAAGATTACGGGATCATATCATGTTCCCTATCGAGAAGACAGCCGTTATCAACACCCTAGTCCAAGGTGTGACCGGACGACAGTACGCACAAGGAAACGTGCAACTCTCGCACCTGCTAGATGAGGCATCAATCAACCGTATCGCAGAATCCGCAGCCCGCAAATTCTGGAACGGATTCATCACATTCGGATCGGTGACATCAGGAGTAATTGGATTGTACGTGGCAGTACAGGCAATCAGGCTGATCATCACCACCATACTCAACGGTATCGCGTTACACGCAGCTTATGGATGGAGCATGAGACTCGTGGCAGCCTTATGGAGTTCAATGAGCTACTTCTGCATATTtctgaaaaagaggaaagaagagctGAACACCGGAGGGAGAGAGTGCTTACCCCAGAAGAGCGACAACGCCCCGTCCACCCCATTAAGTGAGATACATATCCCAATAAGTGAACGCACCCCTACGCGTCCCCTTGTTGAACGATCTCCGCGTCCAAGACTATTGTTTCCAGTAACCCGCGATGAACCTTGAAACAAATTTCTTTGCAAGAAATTTGT encodes:
- the LOC143308190 gene encoding uncharacterized protein LOC143308190, which codes for MIDTGAEPNIVKSGILSTNTAVDTTGALKITGITNGYVKTLGSTEISIYGKTATFQVVSDDFPIPMDGILGAAFLNDGAEISYVKQVVLWKGTELPFVNKKLTGIKTIAEIVSRQELNSCVTTSDKRVDKDHRPTVRCVSATRKHESMTHEPLVRPEPSSSDDENKNKNNPLISSRKKVRHEPLIRSCSCTRENEDKPSQSPSTSSSPKISSSQNKVKSTQTKIKLSFNKWLFMYDSLHKGLFSMINQLSRDNKIQIVSHKPLWNDSLDIHNVNTEIARGFLRVNIKGIRFKRNQTPPFNDKRLQKGQPSNEPQQLKMNPTSGMVLLALLFGIAPAHALIGYDCGGRTLNVTTLSAVDPIDCEPVDAEPATQSTNIQLLQLGDYNSAPVIQCKVEIDRSIYYCGMHSHTSVVQNGRQQYIFQTSREACRTLHATGSIAISSSVQISGVGRNSSVTFSLTLAGTITMDGSCTGTSYADPFGSWDNVVVQGLVKITVQSYPATVKLSTGQIILKSGYQCRLQEEVCLDPEAGHTYWDSIPKDYCEFSKYNVLYEGKATKIIPHGSNGPLLYTVMADATTFALATTHNSTVCGYTLVKTEHPKLLILETDKNGKLPRTQPTSVENLDIFTYVNSKFIYVEKHIRTQLSQLYKDVVMQRCHLERQVIQNALALIHVAPEEMALAITKQPGHMAISAGEVIHIIKCIPVSCRLRRTKHCHNELPVTYKNSSYFLTPKTRILTSAGTRKDCSSLIPTMYKIHNSWYRITPRVVEAIPPQRMQSITQPTWKYVDPANLATGGIYSPEDITRLRDHIMFPIEKTAVINTLVQGVTGRQYAQGNVQLSHLLDEASINRIAESAARKFWNGFITFGSVTSGVIGLYVAVQAIRLIITTILNGIALHAAYGWSMRLVAALWSSMSYFCIFLKKRKEELNTGGRECLPQKSDNAPSTPLSEIHIPISERTPTRPLVERSPRPRLLFPVTRDEP